The following are from one region of the Corylus avellana chromosome ca1, CavTom2PMs-1.0 genome:
- the LOC132173966 gene encoding chloroplast envelope quinone oxidoreductase homolog, producing MATQLMNAVQYSGYGGGPDGLQQVKVPVPTPKEDEVLLKVEATSLNPVDWKLQNGLLRPFLPRNFPHIPASDVAGEVTEVGSKVENFKAGDKVVAMGNVLKGGGLAEFAVTKESWTVARPPQLSAAEVVGLSIAGLTAHQAVTQAAGIKLDGSGNKANILITAASGGVGHYAVQLAKLGNAHVTATCGTRNIQLVKSLGADEVLDYNTPDGASLRSPSGQKYDAVIHCAMGIPWSIFEPNLSPNGMVIDLTPGPSALVSFALKKITFCKKQLLPLMLIPKGENLNYLVNLVKEGKLKTVIDSKYALAKARDAWAKSIDGHATGKIIVEP from the exons ATGGCAACGCAACTCATGAATGCAGTTCAGTACAGTGGCTATGGTGGAGGGCCAGATGGCTTACAG CAAGTTAAAGTTCCAGTTCCCACTCCAAAAGAAGATGAGGTTTTGTTAAAAGTAGAAGCAACTAGTCTAAATCCAGTTGATTGGAAACTTCAGAATGGCCTGCTACGCCCATTTCTTCCTCGCAACTTCCCTCACATACCTG CTTCTGATGTGGCAGGCGAGGTTACAGAGGTTGGATCAAAAGTAGAAAACTTCAAAGCTGGTGATAAAGTTGTAGCTATGGGTAACGTCTTG AAAGGAGGTGGACTAGCCGAGTTTGCTGTCACCAAGGAAAGCTGGACAGTTGCAAGACCACCTCAACTTTCAGCAGCTGAAGTTGTAGGCCTCTCCATTGCAGGTTTGACTGCTCACCAGGCTGTCACCCAAGCTGCCGGCATCAAGCTTGATGGCAGTGGCAATAAGGCAAACATTCTGATAACTGCCGCTTCAGGTGGCGTGGGTCACTATGCAGTTCAACTGGCCAAGCTGGGAAATGCTCACGTGACAGCCACTTGTGGCACCCGCAACATTCAACTTGTCAAGAGCTTAGGGGCTGATGAGGTTCTTGACTACAACACCCCAGATGGAGCATCTCTGAGGAGCCCATCTGGTCAAAAATATGATGCCGTAATTCATTGTGCAATGGGAATTCCCTGGTCTATTTTTGAGCCTAATTTGAGCCCAAATGGGATGGTAATTGATCTTACTCCTGGTCCTAGTGCGTTGGTGAGTTTTGCCCTGAAGAAAATTACCTTCTGTAAGAAGCAACTGCTGCCACTGATGTTAATTCCCAAGGGTGAGAACCTCAATTATCTTGTTAACTTGGTGAAGGAAGGGAAGCTCAAGACAGTGATTGACTCAAAATATGCTCTGGCCAAGGCCAGAGATGCTTGGGCCAAGAGCATTGATGGCCATGCAACTGGGAAGATCATTGTTGAACCTTAG
- the LOC132189237 gene encoding chloroplast envelope quinone oxidoreductase homolog isoform X2, which produces MSWRLVDLTVSRTCKGFHVEVPVPTPKKNELLLKLEASSLNPLDWKIQKGVMRPFAPRKFPHIPGTDVAGEVVEVGPGVKSFKVGDKVVAWLSISDGGGLAEFAVSKEKLTVARPAEVSAAEAAGLPIAGVTALQVLTQSAGIKLDGSGQEANILITAASGGVGLYAVQLAKLGNTHVTATCGARNIELVKSFGADEVLDYKTPEGAALKSPSGRKYDFVIHCALTGIPWSTFEPNLSKKGKVLHLSPSPSSMATFALKKITFSKKQLVPVWASVKSENLDYLVKLVKEGKLKTVIDSKHSLSKAEDAWAKSIDGHATGKIIVEPF; this is translated from the exons CATGTTGAAGTTCCAGTCCCCACTCCGAAGAAGAATGAGCTCTTGCTAAAACTTGAAGCAAGTAGTCTAAATCCTCTTGATTGGAAAATTCAGAAAGGCGTTATGCGGCCTTTTGCACCTCGCAAGTTCCCTCACATACCTG GTACTGATGTGGCAGGAGAGGTTGTAGAGGTTGGACCAGGAGTCAAAAGTTTCAAAGTTGGTGACAAAGTTGTAGCTTGGCTTAGCATTTCT GATGGAGGTGGACTAGCTGAGTTCGCTGTGTCTAAGGAGAAGCTGACAGTTGCTAGGCCAGCTGAAGTTTCAGCAGCAGAAGCTGCAGGCTTACCCATTGCTGGTGTTACAGCTCTCCAGGTGCTCACCCAATCTGCTGGGATCAAGCTTGATGGAAGTGGCCAGGAGGCAAACATTTTGATCACTGCCGCCTCAGGTGGTGTAGGTCTCTACGCGGTTCAACTGGCAAAGCTTGGAAACACACATGTGACTGCCACGTGCGGGGCACGCAACATTGAGTTGGTCAAGAGCTTTGGGGCCGATGAGGTGCTCGACTACAAGACTCCGGAAGGGGCAGCTCTGAAGAGCCCGTCTGGTCGGAAATATGACTTTGTGATCCACTGTGCTCTTACTGGCATTCCTTGGTCAACTTTTGAGCCAAATCTGAGTAAGAAAGGGAAGGTGTTACATTTATCTCCCAGCCCAAGTTCCATGGCGACTTTTGCTCTAAAGAAAATTACCTTCTCCAAGAAGCAGCTGGTGCCGGTATGGGCTAGTGTCAAGAGTGAGAACCTGGATTATCTTGTTAAGTTGGTGAAGGAAGGTAAACTTAAGACTGTGATTGACTCGAAGCATTCCCTGAGCAAGGCTGAAGATGCTTGGGCTAAGAGTATTGATGGTCATGCTACTGGGAAGATCATCGTGGAAcctttctaa
- the LOC132189237 gene encoding chloroplast envelope quinone oxidoreductase homolog isoform X1, producing the protein MAANLMHAVQYDGYGGGSAGLKHVEVPVPTPKKNELLLKLEASSLNPLDWKIQKGVMRPFAPRKFPHIPGTDVAGEVVEVGPGVKSFKVGDKVVAWLSISDGGGLAEFAVSKEKLTVARPAEVSAAEAAGLPIAGVTALQVLTQSAGIKLDGSGQEANILITAASGGVGLYAVQLAKLGNTHVTATCGARNIELVKSFGADEVLDYKTPEGAALKSPSGRKYDFVIHCALTGIPWSTFEPNLSKKGKVLHLSPSPSSMATFALKKITFSKKQLVPVWASVKSENLDYLVKLVKEGKLKTVIDSKHSLSKAEDAWAKSIDGHATGKIIVEPF; encoded by the exons ATGGCAGCAAACCTTATGCATGCGGTTCAGTACGATGGCTATGGTGGAGGATCAGCTGGTTTGAAG CATGTTGAAGTTCCAGTCCCCACTCCGAAGAAGAATGAGCTCTTGCTAAAACTTGAAGCAAGTAGTCTAAATCCTCTTGATTGGAAAATTCAGAAAGGCGTTATGCGGCCTTTTGCACCTCGCAAGTTCCCTCACATACCTG GTACTGATGTGGCAGGAGAGGTTGTAGAGGTTGGACCAGGAGTCAAAAGTTTCAAAGTTGGTGACAAAGTTGTAGCTTGGCTTAGCATTTCT GATGGAGGTGGACTAGCTGAGTTCGCTGTGTCTAAGGAGAAGCTGACAGTTGCTAGGCCAGCTGAAGTTTCAGCAGCAGAAGCTGCAGGCTTACCCATTGCTGGTGTTACAGCTCTCCAGGTGCTCACCCAATCTGCTGGGATCAAGCTTGATGGAAGTGGCCAGGAGGCAAACATTTTGATCACTGCCGCCTCAGGTGGTGTAGGTCTCTACGCGGTTCAACTGGCAAAGCTTGGAAACACACATGTGACTGCCACGTGCGGGGCACGCAACATTGAGTTGGTCAAGAGCTTTGGGGCCGATGAGGTGCTCGACTACAAGACTCCGGAAGGGGCAGCTCTGAAGAGCCCGTCTGGTCGGAAATATGACTTTGTGATCCACTGTGCTCTTACTGGCATTCCTTGGTCAACTTTTGAGCCAAATCTGAGTAAGAAAGGGAAGGTGTTACATTTATCTCCCAGCCCAAGTTCCATGGCGACTTTTGCTCTAAAGAAAATTACCTTCTCCAAGAAGCAGCTGGTGCCGGTATGGGCTAGTGTCAAGAGTGAGAACCTGGATTATCTTGTTAAGTTGGTGAAGGAAGGTAAACTTAAGACTGTGATTGACTCGAAGCATTCCCTGAGCAAGGCTGAAGATGCTTGGGCTAAGAGTATTGATGGTCATGCTACTGGGAAGATCATCGTGGAAcctttctaa
- the LOC132189237 gene encoding chloroplast envelope quinone oxidoreductase homolog isoform X3, with the protein MRPFAPRKFPHIPGTDVAGEVVEVGPGVKSFKVGDKVVAWLSISDGGGLAEFAVSKEKLTVARPAEVSAAEAAGLPIAGVTALQVLTQSAGIKLDGSGQEANILITAASGGVGLYAVQLAKLGNTHVTATCGARNIELVKSFGADEVLDYKTPEGAALKSPSGRKYDFVIHCALTGIPWSTFEPNLSKKGKVLHLSPSPSSMATFALKKITFSKKQLVPVWASVKSENLDYLVKLVKEGKLKTVIDSKHSLSKAEDAWAKSIDGHATGKIIVEPF; encoded by the exons ATGCGGCCTTTTGCACCTCGCAAGTTCCCTCACATACCTG GTACTGATGTGGCAGGAGAGGTTGTAGAGGTTGGACCAGGAGTCAAAAGTTTCAAAGTTGGTGACAAAGTTGTAGCTTGGCTTAGCATTTCT GATGGAGGTGGACTAGCTGAGTTCGCTGTGTCTAAGGAGAAGCTGACAGTTGCTAGGCCAGCTGAAGTTTCAGCAGCAGAAGCTGCAGGCTTACCCATTGCTGGTGTTACAGCTCTCCAGGTGCTCACCCAATCTGCTGGGATCAAGCTTGATGGAAGTGGCCAGGAGGCAAACATTTTGATCACTGCCGCCTCAGGTGGTGTAGGTCTCTACGCGGTTCAACTGGCAAAGCTTGGAAACACACATGTGACTGCCACGTGCGGGGCACGCAACATTGAGTTGGTCAAGAGCTTTGGGGCCGATGAGGTGCTCGACTACAAGACTCCGGAAGGGGCAGCTCTGAAGAGCCCGTCTGGTCGGAAATATGACTTTGTGATCCACTGTGCTCTTACTGGCATTCCTTGGTCAACTTTTGAGCCAAATCTGAGTAAGAAAGGGAAGGTGTTACATTTATCTCCCAGCCCAAGTTCCATGGCGACTTTTGCTCTAAAGAAAATTACCTTCTCCAAGAAGCAGCTGGTGCCGGTATGGGCTAGTGTCAAGAGTGAGAACCTGGATTATCTTGTTAAGTTGGTGAAGGAAGGTAAACTTAAGACTGTGATTGACTCGAAGCATTCCCTGAGCAAGGCTGAAGATGCTTGGGCTAAGAGTATTGATGGTCATGCTACTGGGAAGATCATCGTGGAAcctttctaa